One Thalassotalea sediminis DNA segment encodes these proteins:
- a CDS encoding PilZ domain-containing protein translates to MENRRQFTRILFSIDAQLEVEDKTYAVNIHDISLNGALVSAPETQTDIINKLAILSFNLNETPVCMHVAIVHVEPDEVGLRCNAIDIDSVTHLRRLVELNLGDDSQLNKELSQLTRTFLD, encoded by the coding sequence ATGGAAAACAGACGTCAATTTACGCGCATTTTGTTCTCGATAGATGCTCAGCTTGAAGTAGAAGATAAAACTTACGCGGTAAACATTCATGATATTTCGTTAAATGGGGCACTGGTTAGTGCACCTGAAACGCAAACAGATATTATCAATAAACTTGCAATATTGAGTTTTAACCTCAATGAAACCCCAGTTTGCATGCATGTTGCAATCGTCCATGTTGAGCCTGATGAAGTTGGCTTGCGATGTAACGCAATTGACATTGACAGTGTGACACACCTAAGAAGGCTCGTTGAATTGAACTTAGGTGATGATAGTCAGCTTAATAAAGAACTTTCTCAATTAACGCGCACTTTTCTCGATTAA